The stretch of DNA GTCACGACATGTGACACAGCCATCACCGGCGTTTCTAAcaacctttttctttaaggcctGTTTACTTCTacccaaaacccaaaacttttcaaaatttcttgtcacatcgaatctttagacgcatgcatagagtattaaatatagacgaaaataaaaactaattacacagtttggtcgaaattgatgagacaaaatcttttgatcttagttagtccataattagacaataattaccacaaacaaacgaacgtgctacagtgtcgcgaaattttttccttcgagaactaaataaggcctaatttTGAAACCATTTAATATTTTATTGTATATGTCCAAACAGATAGAGCGTAAATATTTTGGGAAAGAACTAAATAAAAACacttcaaatttttttgaagcCAAGCACTACCATGCCTGCTCTCAGCTCGGAGTCTCGGACCGGCAGCTAGCCTCCCGTTCAGTGAACACCAGAACTTTTGATACCATTATTAGCCCGTACTCTCCATCTAGAATGTATTTATCCTGAGTAAAActttgctaaggccttgtttagatccaaaaagtttttagattttaatactgtaatacttttgtttttatttgacaaacattgttcaatcatgaagtaactaggcttaaaagattcgtctcgcaatttaccgacaaactgtacagttagtttttattttcatctatatttaatgatccatgcatgtgccgtaagatttaatgtgacggagaatcttaaaaaaattttggttttttgagtgaactaaacaagacctaagtttATGGAAAAAGTACTCCCTCTAttataaattataagacgttttgttcTAGATCTATTTCATTttctatgcacttagatatataaatatgtctagatgcataattaaaacaatatatttagaaaaaccagaatatcttataatttaaaataaatagaGTAAGTCAGGCTGAAAAGTATTGTTCGCTAATTTTTTGTGAGAAAAGATACTGTAACATGACGGATAAGTTTAAACAAATAGAAACACTATAACATGGctgataagttcaagcgaacaaACAACCGTATTACAGTATTTTCTCTAAAAAATCAGCAAAAGATACTTTTCAATCTAGCTTATCAGCAAAGTGAATAATGCTAGCAGTACTTTCATGACTGAGAAAGTTTCTATGAAATCACAAGAAGCACCTCATGAGTTTCAATATTTTAAAGGTTCCTACTAGAGGTTGACATTCTATCGACTATTTTTCAGCTTCTTACAAGCATTTCAAAACCTTTTCAATTGGAAAAGCATTAACTTTTATGAGAAATTAGCCCATCAACTTTGAACAAACAACAGGCCAATGCTTACAGTGACGACAATCCTTTCTTAAAATGACAGGGACTTCAAGAAagtaaagccttgtttagttcacgaaaaGAAATTTTTTATGTATCACATCAGATATGTCAGTACACATTTGAAGTATTAAACGtagattaataaaaaaataaattacatagctcgtctgaaaactgcgagacaaatttattaagactaattaatctgtcattaacaTATATAGATTATTGTAGCAGTTAtggctaattatggactaattaggcttaaaagattcgtctcgcaatttatgacaaaactgtgtaattagttttttttgtctatatttaatactccatgcatatatcCAAAGATTCAATATATCaggtgaaaattttttaggtagagaactaaacaaggccttataacgACGGAGCATCTGAGTCAAGGTGCCATAATAAGTAATTGCAGTTCCTGCCGTGGAGCGATCCAATCCTCCTAATACATATGGTCATAATGAAGGGTTACCACGCTTACCAAATAGGCAcaaacccactcactatgtttTTATTCATGTGTACTCAGGATTCAAATTTGGCATACATGTGTGCTATTTGCTTGtcttctaagagcatctccaacaacttggtaaaattcacttgtcaaatcttgagttatagcaaattgctaatttgtttagcaaaagaaaaaaggatgtgtctccaataagttgctattctcacttggtaaaaatagaggatgacagatgTGACtcgctcacttggtaaaagaatatgtgtctccaacaagttgcgcttgggatagcaacttgataaatctcggcagtagaaacctctggataTCAACTTGagaaatttagcaagttgagataaggaATTGTTGGGGGatgatttttatgcttttagcaaatttggtaggatggtatgttgaaataccaagttgttggagatgctctaagtaaGTTTGTCCGACATGGGCACCGCTACAATGTACTCACtcaattctaaattataagttattttaagaatcttgaaaagttaaagcatttcaaatttaaccaaaattatagaaaaaaattataaagattGATAATACTAAATagatataatataaaatataattaataaagaatctaataatacttaattgtgattataaatattattatcttatgatataaatttggttaaatttgaGATGGTTTGACTTTCTAGGTTTTTTGGAATGACTGAGAGAGTATCCATTTGTTCGATTTTAGacgtctaaggccttgtttagttggtgaagagaaaaatttcgcgacactgtagtactttcgtttgtttgtggtaattattgtccaactatgaactaactaggcttaaaagattcgtctcgtaaatttcgaccaaactgtgcaattaatttttattttcatctatatttaatactccatgtatgtgtctaaagattagaTGTGAcacggaatcttgaaaaattttaggtttttaggtggaagtaaacaaggcctaagatcaagatcgttGTTTGGTGGGCAGCTTGCCTAGGAGGCGGGAGGCCATAAAGCAAGCACACCTACAATCTTTGTATGGTCCACATTTTACCTATAAATTTGGTCGTCGTAATTTAAGTTATTAACAAATGCAAATGAAGACCGGCACCATGTGTAGGAGGCCATAAAGCTAAATTTGGTTGTCGAAACTTTTTAAATAGTTACAAATGAAGACTTGTTTTGAGTCTAATAATGGACAATTTTAATCTAAAGggtcctttatctaaaaaaaaagatatcGATCTAGTTTTGCATGTGTAGCTACaatagttttaatatttattttgtaAAGACAGACTTTGTGTGGATGGATTTATGCCCACGAAACGAGGCCACGATGACAGGATTTTTCCATTGATAAATTACTGAATTGTACTTGTACGTTCATATTCGTTGAtttgttataaaaaaaatattgttaaatGACTAGCAGATTCGATagataaactcaagcgaacaagTAATActaaatatttatatatacctAATTAGAATTTAGAAGGTAAGAAAAAAACTATATTACTAATAGTATACTATTCCTATGGTgctaagggtgtgtttggttgggctgTGACTTTTGGAAAAGCTACTGTGAGCTTTGAGCTTTTGAAAAGCTGTTGTGGGATGTGGGCTTTGAGAAACCCAAAAGTCATTTGGTTGGTCACTCGTggcttttggaaaaaaaaaaaactaaagggATCCCAAAAGTCAGTGAAAGCAGGGGGTGAGGTGCTTTTGGATTTGTACTACGAGAAAAGCTGCTTTTGGGCAAAAGCACTTGTAGCTTTTGGACCCTTTGGTTGGCTTTTGGCTTTTACAAAAGCAAAAGCAGGTTCAAAAGCCCAACCAAAGGGACCTTAAATGTCGATGATGGCTATCCATAAACCTACTCTAGATTGGAATGGTACAAGCGCTTCACAACTCTCATAAGCAGTTGTCGAAAAAGATCAAGTCCGAGGATCCGGTCATGGCATCATATCATCAAACAAATCACGTCGATAACAGGAGGTGAGACAGTTTTAAAATGATTCTTAGGCGAGTCTCCGTGGCCCGTTttaatgcactgtttccaaaacaaatccgcTGAGAGGGCATTaatgaaacgaataatgaaacaacctccacaatgcatgaatttcaccttgacgtttcctaggctgagcaaagcatttaattactgcaaaatgattggatcacatggaagatggtgaaacgatttagctctcaatggggatttcatcccgtttcaccgcgtgggaaacaacgcccgcgggGTTTTATCATGGTAAAACTACTTCATTCTCTTCTCTttatttcatgcaaaaagtacagTTTTGCTGATATGACGCTCTACTAAATATGCATAACATTCTGGTGAAAAACcgactgagactggccttataatTCTATCATACTATAGAGAAAAACTTATTTATTCGTTTGTCTAAAAAACAATGACCGTATTATTTTGCTCACACATGGCACGCCAGGTCATCGGTCTAGCACTCTTTGCTTGACAGGGCTTTGGGAAAAGTCTTTTCTACCCCTGCAATGAACTTTGGGTCCATCTTCTTCCCCGCACCTCCCCTCGCGTCCACCGCCTGCCGCCCGCGCCTCACCCTCCCCGCGTGCCCCTCGCCCGCGGCGCCCTCAGCCGTGCGTGCGAACGTGCCGCGCCCGCCGCCGGTCTGCCCTCTCGCCCGTTCGCTCGCAGCATCAGCAGTTCAGGCGCGGCGAGCAGGGGGAAGAAGCAGCCAGCCTCACTAGCCCAGTCGGCAGTCGCCATGGGCATCGGCTACGTAGTGGGCGTTATCGGCGGCGCCATCCTCGCCCACGCCGCTTACGCCACCATCCAGTGTACGCTCCATCCTTCTTCTATACCCATCCTTCTCCCATCCCCTCGCCGCCGCGCTCTCACCAAATTTCGCCGTGGATCTCCGTTTTCCGAAGGCGCCTTTGATTTCCCCTGGGTTGCCGTTCCGTGGTGGGTTCTCGGTTCTTCGGGATCCGCTGCGCTCTCGGATCGAGCCCGCCGTTGAGGCTTTAGTGAATTGGGGCGGGGTTTAGATCTAGTTCACGAGCTTCTGTGATCCTGGTGCTCTCTTCACCGGCCGGGCACGAGGGCTGCGTGGTTGGTTCGCGAGGCAGCAGTGCGCCAGTAGAATTGATCTGCGTTTCAGTGCCGGCGAGATTCCTGGACAATTCACTCGAATTATGCTGTTAGTGGCCGGCTAGCTTTGACGGCTTGATGTTTTCTGTGTTATTACAGACCGCTCAGTGCTCAAGATCACGGAGGAGGAGTTCTCGCGGCCGCCCATGGATGTATGTATTCTCAACACCTGGAATCTTTTTTTTATCTAGTTTACCTATCTGCGATATACTGGAATCTTTGTGTGTATAGACTTGTCTATCTCTAGCTACCATGGCAGCTCGGGCTGGTGATTTTGCAGAGGGATGGGTTTTGGTGCTGTAGTGTAAGCGTGAACTATGAATTCCGAAGTGATCTGATTTGAGAAGTTTGTCGTTAGCTACAGTATGTCTAAAGAATTTTGGTGTGCAACTAAAACAGAACATGTGGTATGGTATTCTGATATGTATGAGGTTGCGAGGTGTATATGTTATGCACATATCCTTCTGTACTGTCTTTTGTGCCAACCATTTTGTTTTAGTTAGCTGTTCTGTTTTTATCAACCAAATAAGGGAGTGTTTGCTTGCCTTATGGTTTACTTCTGATTGTTCAGGTGAtgatggagttgctcttagggtTGGCCTTGTGCATGTGGGCTGGTCTTGCTGTTCCAGCAAAATTTCTCTCGGTGCTCCCACATTCTGAGGAGAATAGGTGAGCCTATCTTGCCCTCTGTATATATTTTGTAATTTCTCTCAGTGCTCCCACATTCTGAGGAGAATAGGTAGCCTATATTGTCCTCTGTATGCATTTTGTATATAGTTTGTAAGCTCCTTACGTGAGCTGATAGAAGGCCAGGAATTGAGCCTAGCTCAACTGGTTGGGTGGGACGTTTGGTCATGCACCAAACCAGTCAGGTTCAAGTTCTCTCTTGGCTTGAATTTGGGTGCCTATTTCTCTTCTTAATGAAAATCCGCCTAGTTCTTTCAAGGTTGGATctcgttttttttttcaatctaAAAAAGTCAAAACTAGTTTCCTTCCTAAGTTGGAATTACTAAATCCTGGAACAGGAACTAGGAAACTAAATTACAGAAAGTGTGACTCTGTACTATTGCTTTAGCAGCTGTAATCATAATAACTTGTCTAGCTGTGCATGCATCATTAACATGAATTTCACAGGCATACAATATATTACAGTATCATGTGCGACCTAAAATACAGAAATACACAACCATTTGCAGTTCTTTGTCCTTCGTTGGTGTTTCTATTGATAGAAAATAATAACAGAAACCTGAATTCTGCAATATATTTGAAACTTGTTAGTCATAATAAGTTAATTCATTCGAACTGAATATAGTCATTTAGAATTGGGTTCATTTCATCATAACATTTGTGACTGCAATAAGAACTTAACATTATCTAGCCTCGCGATAGCACTTGCAAGTGTTACATTGGAAGCGGGAAATTGACCTTTTGTATATATGTGAGACTATAGCATAACATCAAGATTTTTTCTTGAACACGCAGGAGAGTtgtgtatcattatattaagaagaataaAAAGGGGGAATAGAACCCCAAACAATAACACACACCACACACTCACACCCTGGAAACTAGGAAAAAACTAAATTGCATGGACAAAAGTTTACCAGCGATCCCAGGTAAGAGATACCCATGGCACCTGCAATCCACCACAACCTCAACTACATCCGAGGAAAGAGATAAAGCTCTATTTAGATTTGGTGAAGATTAAATTTGTGTTGTAGATTCTGTTATCTTGTCATTATGTCAATTTAACACTGTACTAGCATGCGACAAACTGAGAATTGGGTATGCATAATTGTTTTCTAAGCCTGTCCTGTCTTCCTATGTGAGTTTATTGCACATGCATACAGATACAGTAAATTACAATGTCATGAGCCATTCGACCTAAAATACAAGAATACAAAACTGTTCGCAGTTCTCATTTGTTGGTGCTTTtatttataggataggaatagtGATAAAAGACTAAACAGCACAACATATTTGAAACAAGTAAATTCATTGAAACATCAATTATACGGTCATTCAGAATTTGGTTAATTTCATCATACCATATATTGACTTCATAATCACTTAATTTTGTTCAGTGTTGGCAGCTGCCAGTTTGTATATTGGAAGAATAAAATCTCCAATTTTTGTATATGTGGGAGGCTATAACATAGCATCAAG from Sorghum bicolor cultivar BTx623 chromosome 8, Sorghum_bicolor_NCBIv3, whole genome shotgun sequence encodes:
- the LOC8068085 gene encoding membrane magnesium transporter, coding for MGIGYVVGVIGGAILAHAAYATIQYRSVLKITEEEFSRPPMDVMMELLLGLALCMWAGLAVPAKFLSVLPHSEENRIVSLPANLDFMIFNHRGRALPSDSDLKLKI